In the Chloroflexota bacterium genome, one interval contains:
- a CDS encoding enoyl-ACP reductase, producing the protein MGLLDGRKALIFGVANDHSIAWGIAEALHAAGAVVGFSSVESLIERRVRPLAERIGSTFVEPCDVQKDDEIARVFDRWGTAHGELDILVHALAYARREDLEGAFVDTSREGFALALDVSAYSLVALARAARPLLHHGSSILTLTYYGAEKVVANYNVMGVAKAALEASVRYLAADLGPSGVRVNAISAGPIRTLAAAGISGFKSMYGSFAAVAPLRSNISIEDVGRTAVYLASDLSSAVTGEVIYVDGGFNVLGVPTPEA; encoded by the coding sequence ATGGGGTTGCTCGACGGGCGCAAGGCCCTCATCTTCGGGGTCGCGAACGACCACTCGATCGCCTGGGGCATCGCCGAGGCACTCCACGCCGCGGGCGCGGTCGTCGGCTTCTCGTCCGTCGAGAGCCTCATCGAGCGGCGCGTCCGCCCACTCGCGGAGCGGATCGGCTCGACGTTCGTCGAACCCTGCGATGTCCAGAAGGACGACGAGATCGCCCGGGTGTTCGACCGCTGGGGCACGGCCCACGGCGAGCTCGACATCCTCGTCCATGCCCTCGCCTACGCCAGACGCGAGGATCTCGAGGGGGCATTCGTCGACACCTCGCGGGAGGGATTCGCCCTCGCCCTCGACGTTTCCGCGTATTCGCTCGTCGCGCTCGCCCGGGCCGCCCGGCCGCTCCTGCACCATGGTTCGTCCATCCTCACCCTCACCTACTACGGGGCCGAGAAGGTCGTCGCCAACTACAACGTGATGGGCGTGGCGAAGGCGGCGCTCGAGGCCTCCGTCCGCTACCTCGCCGCCGATCTCGGACCGTCCGGCGTGCGCGTGAACGCCATCTCCGCCGGGCCGATCCGGACGCTCGCCGCCGCCGGCATCAGCGGCTTCAAGTCGATGTACGGATCATTCGCCGCGGTCGCCCCCCTCCGTTCGAACATCTCGATCGAGGACGTCGGAAGGACGGCGGTCTATCTCGCCTCGGACCTGTCATCGGCCGTGACCGGCGAGGTCATCTACGTGGACGGCGGGTTCAACGTCCTCGGCGTTCCGACACCGGAGGCCTGA
- a CDS encoding HAD-IIA family hydrolase, with translation MSPLSSVRGLLLDLDGVLVLRGAAIPGAADALAEIDRRGIPYRVVTNTSLVSRATLARWGRGLGMDIAPQRILSALSVSAAYTARTYPGRPILVLGSADARTEFAGQRLLEAEEADAPDAEAAAVVVGDSPEVATFENLNRAFRLIRHGARLIGMHKNRWWLTAAGPTLDSGAYVAGLEFAASVRAVILGKPSAAFFRAAATDLAVEIASSSGRRATRNDLAMVGDDLWTDVLAAQRSGLRGVFVRSGKHGQAELDRAATARRGGGVPDLVAASLAEVVAALD, from the coding sequence ATGTCTCCGCTGAGCAGCGTCCGCGGCCTCCTCCTCGACCTCGATGGTGTCCTCGTCCTTCGCGGAGCGGCGATCCCCGGGGCTGCCGATGCGCTCGCCGAGATCGACCGTCGCGGGATCCCCTATCGGGTGGTGACGAACACCTCGCTCGTCAGTCGGGCGACGCTCGCCCGGTGGGGGCGGGGCCTCGGGATGGACATCGCCCCGCAGCGGATCCTCTCCGCGCTGTCCGTGAGTGCGGCATACACCGCACGCACCTATCCCGGTCGGCCGATCCTGGTCCTGGGTTCCGCGGATGCCCGCACCGAATTCGCGGGCCAGCGGCTCCTCGAGGCGGAGGAGGCGGATGCGCCGGATGCCGAGGCGGCGGCCGTCGTGGTCGGGGATTCGCCGGAGGTGGCGACGTTCGAGAACCTCAACCGGGCCTTCCGACTCATCCGGCACGGTGCCCGGCTCATCGGCATGCACAAGAACCGCTGGTGGCTGACAGCGGCCGGCCCCACCCTCGACTCCGGTGCCTACGTCGCGGGGCTCGAGTTCGCCGCCTCCGTCCGGGCCGTCATCCTCGGCAAGCCGTCGGCGGCCTTCTTCCGCGCGGCCGCCACCGACCTCGCCGTCGAGATCGCGTCGTCCTCGGGGCGCCGCGCGACCCGAAACGATCTCGCGATGGTCGGCGACGACCTCTGGACGGACGTCCTCGCGGCGCAGCGGTCGGGCCTCCGCGGCGTCTTCGTGCGTTCGGGGAAGCACGGCCAGGCCGAGCTCGACCGGGCGGCGACGGCCCGCCGCGGCGGAGGTGTTCCCGACCTCGTCGCGGCCTCCCTGGCCGAGGTCGTGGCGGCGCTAGACTAG
- a CDS encoding aldehyde dehydrogenase family protein: MTTDARPRLKITYATLRNDNDELHAQFEAGLEKVRASLLGGYQRNFIGGVERDGDGTFEKRSPIDQSVMGTFARGSREDVRAAIAAAREAFPAWSHRPWQERVTLLRRVADVISERQMEFGALLSMEVGKNRLEALGDVEETADLIRWSCDMMERNHGFDDPMGNLGDPAVHTRSVLRPYGVWGVISPFNFPFALSGGPAGGALVAGNTVVYKPSSDAPISGQCLLQAMRAAGVPDGVFNLVMGPGESVGAELQENDGVDGIVFTGSFEVGFHLYRHFARRYPKPAIVEMGGKNPAIVSRHADLDEAAEGVMRAAFGFSGQKCSANSRVYVERPVLADFTRRLIEKTEAITIGDPVDRRNWLGPVINAKAVDRYAEAVVEARRDGRLLIGGERVTENGLDAGFFVAPTVVGDLPANHRLFHDELFLPFTVVAAVDSIDEALDLSNAHELGLTAGFYSEDRAECDRFLDRIEAGVVYVNRRAGATTGAWPGIQPFGGWKGSTATGKAGGGFHYVQQFMREQSQTVVD; encoded by the coding sequence ATGACGACCGACGCCCGCCCACGCCTGAAGATCACCTACGCCACCCTCCGCAACGACAACGACGAGCTCCACGCGCAGTTCGAGGCGGGCCTCGAGAAGGTCCGCGCGTCGCTGCTCGGCGGGTACCAGCGGAACTTCATCGGTGGCGTGGAGCGCGACGGCGACGGGACGTTCGAGAAGCGCTCCCCGATCGACCAGTCCGTCATGGGGACGTTCGCCCGCGGCAGCCGGGAGGACGTCCGGGCCGCCATCGCGGCAGCTCGCGAGGCGTTCCCGGCCTGGAGCCACCGACCGTGGCAGGAGCGGGTTACGCTCCTTCGCCGGGTCGCGGACGTCATCAGCGAGCGCCAGATGGAGTTCGGGGCGCTCCTCTCGATGGAGGTCGGCAAGAACCGCCTCGAGGCGCTCGGCGACGTCGAGGAGACCGCCGACCTCATCCGCTGGTCGTGCGACATGATGGAGCGCAACCACGGCTTCGACGATCCGATGGGCAACCTCGGCGACCCGGCCGTCCACACCCGGAGCGTCCTGCGGCCGTACGGCGTGTGGGGCGTCATCAGCCCGTTCAACTTCCCGTTCGCCCTGTCCGGCGGACCGGCCGGCGGCGCGCTCGTGGCCGGCAATACGGTGGTCTACAAGCCGAGCTCGGACGCCCCGATCTCCGGCCAGTGCCTCCTCCAGGCGATGCGCGCGGCGGGCGTCCCGGACGGCGTCTTCAACCTCGTCATGGGCCCCGGCGAGTCCGTCGGGGCGGAGCTCCAGGAGAACGACGGGGTCGACGGGATCGTCTTCACCGGCAGCTTCGAGGTGGGCTTCCACCTCTACCGGCACTTCGCCCGCCGCTACCCGAAGCCGGCCATCGTGGAGATGGGCGGCAAGAACCCGGCGATCGTGTCGCGCCACGCCGATCTCGACGAGGCGGCCGAGGGAGTCATGCGGGCCGCCTTCGGCTTCAGCGGCCAGAAGTGCTCGGCGAACAGCCGGGTCTACGTCGAGCGCCCGGTCCTCGCCGACTTCACCCGTCGCCTCATCGAGAAGACGGAGGCGATCACGATCGGCGACCCGGTCGATCGGCGCAACTGGCTCGGGCCGGTCATCAACGCGAAGGCGGTCGATCGGTATGCCGAGGCGGTCGTCGAGGCCCGCCGCGATGGACGCCTCCTCATCGGGGGTGAGCGAGTGACGGAGAACGGCCTCGATGCGGGCTTCTTCGTCGCCCCGACGGTCGTCGGCGACCTGCCGGCGAACCATCGGCTGTTCCACGACGAGCTGTTCCTCCCGTTCACGGTCGTCGCCGCGGTCGACTCGATCGACGAGGCCCTCGACCTGTCGAATGCCCACGAGCTCGGGCTCACGGCCGGCTTCTACTCCGAGGATCGGGCCGAATGCGACCGCTTCCTCGATCGGATCGAGGCCGGCGTCGTCTACGTCAACCGGCGGGCCGGCGCGACCACCGGCGCCTGGCCGGGGATCCAGCCGTTCGGCGGCTGGAAGGGCTCGACCGCGACCGGCAAGGCCGGCGGCGGCTTCCACTACGTCCAGCAGTTCATGCGCGAGCAGAGCCAGACCGTCGTCGACTGA
- a CDS encoding aminotransferase class III-fold pyridoxal phosphate-dependent enzyme — protein sequence MTSTATRLAQAPTVPHIVTELPGPKARAHIAFDEAWTSPSLPRAYPIVPVRGEGLVVEDIDGNLFLDFAAGIAVNSTGHSHPAIVERVQRQAEQLIHFSASDFYLPIYPEVCRELARIAPIEGRARAYLGNSGTEVVEAAIKLARHATGRQYIVGFLGAFHGRTYGSVSLTASKAKYHAGFGPLLPGVYHAPFGAVADLRWFDEVLFDKLVPADEVAAIFVEPIQGEGGYIVPEDGFLEGLRAICDRHGILLVADEIQSGAGRTGRMWAVDHWGVKPDILLTAKGIASGMPLGALVARAELLEAWGPGAHGSTYGGNPLACAAALETILLLEGGLVQNAAERGRQAMAGLDALLARHPGLVREVRGKGLMIGIEFDTAAHADAVQTAAFQRGLLILECGRSTVRMSPALTVSAAEMETALRLFGEAVADVAGRG from the coding sequence GTGACGTCGACGGCGACGCGGCTCGCGCAAGCTCCCACCGTGCCCCACATCGTGACCGAGCTGCCCGGGCCGAAGGCGCGCGCCCACATCGCGTTCGACGAGGCATGGACGTCGCCGAGCCTGCCGCGGGCCTATCCGATCGTGCCCGTCCGGGGCGAGGGCCTCGTCGTCGAGGACATCGACGGCAATCTCTTCCTCGACTTCGCGGCCGGCATCGCGGTGAACTCGACCGGGCATTCCCATCCCGCGATCGTCGAGCGGGTCCAGCGCCAGGCTGAGCAGCTCATCCATTTCAGCGCCTCGGACTTCTACCTCCCGATCTACCCGGAGGTCTGCCGCGAGCTCGCCCGGATCGCCCCGATCGAGGGCCGCGCGCGTGCCTATCTCGGCAACAGCGGGACGGAGGTCGTGGAGGCGGCGATCAAGCTCGCCCGCCACGCGACGGGGCGGCAGTACATCGTCGGCTTCCTCGGCGCGTTCCACGGCCGGACCTACGGGAGCGTCTCGCTTACCGCCTCGAAGGCGAAGTACCACGCCGGCTTCGGGCCGCTGCTCCCCGGCGTCTACCACGCCCCGTTCGGGGCGGTCGCCGACCTGCGCTGGTTCGACGAGGTCCTCTTCGACAAGCTCGTCCCGGCGGACGAGGTCGCGGCGATCTTCGTGGAACCGATCCAGGGCGAGGGCGGCTATATCGTCCCGGAGGACGGTTTCCTCGAGGGGCTCCGGGCGATCTGCGATCGGCACGGCATCCTTCTCGTCGCCGACGAGATCCAGTCCGGGGCCGGGCGGACCGGCCGCATGTGGGCCGTCGACCATTGGGGCGTGAAGCCGGACATTCTCCTCACCGCCAAGGGGATCGCGTCGGGCATGCCGCTCGGCGCGCTCGTCGCCCGCGCGGAGCTCCTCGAGGCGTGGGGTCCGGGCGCCCACGGTTCCACGTACGGCGGCAATCCGCTCGCCTGCGCGGCGGCCCTCGAGACGATCCTCCTCCTCGAGGGTGGGCTCGTCCAGAATGCGGCCGAGCGCGGGCGCCAGGCGATGGCCGGGCTCGACGCGCTCCTCGCGCGGCACCCGGGCCTCGTCCGGGAGGTTCGCGGGAAGGGCCTCATGATCGGGATCGAGTTCGATACGGCGGCCCATGCGGACGCGGTCCAGACCGCCGCCTTCCAGCGCGGCCTCCTCATCCTCGAGTGCGGCAGGTCGACCGTCCGGATGTCGCCGGCACTCACCGTCAGCGCGGCCGAGATGGAAACGGCGCTCCGCCTCTTCGGCGAGGCCGTGGCGGACGTGGCCGGGCGCGGCTGA
- a CDS encoding CoA transferase subunit A has product MAGSKVASMRDAVAELVRDGDTVAIEGFTHLISFAAGHEIIRQRKRDLTLARLTPDLIYDQMVAAGVARKLIFSWLGNPGVGGLNAIRRRIEDADPAPLEIEEYSHFGMVGRYTAGAANLPFYPLRSYFETDMPVANPLIRPIESPYGDGVVYAVPPLRPDVTIVHAQRADARGDTQAWGLLGCQKEAAFAADRVIVVVEELVDEAVIRADPNRTIIPGLIVDAVVVEPFGAHPSYVQGTYDRDNRFYRDWDPISRDEAAIQAWLGEWVYDLDGRAAYTERFGAERVAALQPSGTAPSGSVDYGRYG; this is encoded by the coding sequence ATGGCCGGCTCCAAGGTCGCTTCCATGCGGGACGCCGTCGCGGAGCTCGTTCGAGACGGCGACACCGTCGCGATCGAGGGCTTCACCCACCTCATCAGCTTCGCCGCCGGCCATGAGATCATCCGCCAGCGGAAGCGCGACCTCACCCTCGCCCGCCTGACTCCGGATCTCATCTATGACCAGATGGTCGCCGCCGGCGTCGCCCGCAAGCTCATCTTCAGCTGGCTCGGAAACCCCGGTGTCGGCGGGCTCAACGCCATCCGCCGACGCATCGAAGACGCTGACCCGGCGCCGCTCGAGATCGAGGAGTACAGCCACTTCGGGATGGTCGGCCGCTACACGGCGGGGGCGGCGAACCTGCCGTTCTACCCGCTCCGGAGCTACTTCGAGACGGACATGCCGGTCGCCAACCCGCTCATCCGACCGATCGAGTCGCCCTACGGCGACGGGGTGGTCTATGCCGTCCCGCCGCTCCGGCCGGATGTGACGATCGTCCACGCCCAGCGGGCCGACGCGCGAGGCGACACGCAGGCCTGGGGCCTCCTCGGCTGCCAGAAGGAGGCGGCGTTCGCGGCCGACCGGGTGATCGTGGTCGTGGAGGAACTCGTCGACGAGGCGGTCATCCGGGCCGACCCGAACCGGACGATCATCCCCGGGCTCATCGTGGACGCCGTCGTCGTGGAGCCCTTCGGGGCGCATCCCTCGTACGTCCAGGGCACCTACGACCGCGACAACCGGTTCTACCGCGACTGGGATCCGATCTCTCGCGACGAGGCGGCGATCCAGGCCTGGCTCGGCGAGTGGGTCTACGACCTCGACGGCCGCGCCGCCTACACGGAGCGGTTCGGGGCGGAGCGAGTCGCCGCCCTCCAGCCCTCGGGCACCGCACCGTCCGGCTCGGTCGACTATGGACGGTACGGCTGA
- a CDS encoding CoA-transferase subunit beta, translated as MGPNAGVAFTKSEMMIVAAARELAGQHVCFVGVGLPNIAVNLAKRTVAPDLELVYEAGVFGAEPARLPLSIGDPTIVTGATAVTSMWDLFSLYLQGGRIDVGFLGAAQIDRFGNINTTVIGEYDHPTTRLPGSGGACEIAINAREVFVIMRQSRRSFVERIDFRTSPGNLGGAENAARIRRAQGWLGSGPSVVVTDLGVYHFDESGEMRLDALHPGATLDDVRATIGWEPKVAVELATTAPPSEEELRLVRVELDPDGAYTR; from the coding sequence ATGGGCCCGAATGCCGGTGTCGCCTTCACGAAGTCGGAGATGATGATCGTCGCCGCCGCGCGGGAGCTCGCCGGCCAGCACGTCTGCTTCGTCGGCGTCGGCCTGCCGAACATCGCCGTCAACCTCGCCAAGCGAACGGTGGCGCCGGACCTCGAGCTCGTCTACGAGGCCGGGGTGTTTGGGGCCGAGCCCGCTCGCCTCCCGCTCTCCATCGGCGACCCCACGATCGTCACCGGGGCGACCGCGGTGACGAGCATGTGGGACCTCTTCAGCCTCTACCTTCAGGGCGGGCGGATCGACGTCGGGTTCCTCGGCGCGGCGCAGATCGACCGCTTCGGCAACATCAACACGACCGTCATCGGCGAGTACGACCATCCGACCACCCGGCTGCCGGGGTCCGGCGGCGCGTGTGAGATCGCCATCAACGCCCGCGAGGTGTTCGTCATCATGCGCCAGAGCCGGCGCAGCTTCGTCGAACGGATCGACTTCCGGACGTCGCCCGGCAATCTCGGCGGAGCGGAGAACGCCGCCCGGATCCGGCGCGCCCAGGGCTGGCTCGGCAGCGGCCCGTCCGTCGTCGTGACGGACCTCGGCGTGTACCACTTCGACGAGAGCGGCGAGATGCGGCTCGACGCGCTCCACCCGGGCGCCACGCTCGACGATGTGCGGGCCACGATCGGCTGGGAGCCGAAGGTCGCGGTGGAGCTGGCGACGACGGCGCCGCCGAGCGAGGAGGAGCTGCGCCTCGTCCGCGTCGAACTCGATCCCGATGGTGCCTACACGCGCTGA
- a CDS encoding universal stress protein codes for MTAVGHSPYGAPIRSRQETVLLATDLSRSSSRATDEAIDLAVRLDARLLVVNVLDTRRGLPLAGRGRVRPVEEREQRAIAARDLVIRARSAGADATFLVWEGEPGDGIVAAADAEHADLIVVGTHGRGGVGRSILGSVSDHVIRHAPCPVLVVRPLDDPIAPDAPSGTSTPAG; via the coding sequence GTGACCGCGGTGGGCCACTCCCCGTACGGGGCACCGATCCGGTCTCGCCAGGAGACGGTCCTTCTCGCGACGGACCTGTCGCGGTCCTCCTCACGGGCGACGGACGAGGCGATCGACCTCGCCGTCCGCCTGGACGCCCGGCTCCTCGTGGTCAACGTGCTCGACACGCGGCGCGGCCTCCCGCTCGCCGGCCGCGGGCGAGTCCGCCCGGTCGAGGAACGCGAGCAGCGGGCGATCGCCGCCCGCGACCTCGTCATCCGCGCCCGATCGGCGGGCGCCGACGCGACGTTCCTCGTCTGGGAGGGCGAGCCGGGCGACGGGATCGTCGCCGCTGCCGATGCCGAGCACGCGGACCTCATCGTCGTCGGTACGCACGGCCGCGGCGGCGTCGGGCGGTCCATCCTCGGCTCGGTCTCGGACCACGTCATCCGCCACGCGCCGTGCCCGGTCCTCGTCGTCCGTCCGCTCGACGACCCGATCGCGCCGGACGCGCCTTCCGGGACGTCGACACCGGCGGGGTAA